In Actinomyces radicidentis, one genomic interval encodes:
- a CDS encoding acetate/propionate family kinase — translation MTTRTVLIINAGSSSIKYALVDPDSGENLANGIVERIGDVTGSITHKHAGEKTAIEEPVPDHGFGMAEVLRLFEEKGPSLKEANVVAVGHRVVQGGKYFNGPALIDDEVVAKIEELVPLGPLHNPAHLKGIEVARDLLPDVPHVAVFDTAFFQELPEEAARYGLNREVADKYSIRRYGAHGTSHQFVSKQVSELLGRDDLKQIVLHLGNGASVSAVVNGKAVETSMGLTPLEGLVMGGRTGDIDPAAVFHLARVGGMSIDEIDHLFNRESGMKGLTGQSDMREVWKLYDAGDQDTIEAVDIYTHRLLKYVGAYTAVMGGLDALTFTAGIGENDDLVRQHLLDRLGYLGVRYDAEKNAGRVSAPRVISTPDSTVTVTVYPTNEELEIARQALTLI, via the coding sequence ATGACCACGCGCACCGTCCTCATCATCAACGCGGGCTCGTCCTCCATCAAGTACGCCCTGGTGGACCCGGACTCCGGTGAGAACCTGGCCAACGGCATCGTCGAGCGCATCGGCGACGTCACCGGCTCCATCACCCACAAGCACGCCGGTGAGAAGACCGCCATCGAGGAGCCCGTCCCGGACCACGGCTTCGGCATGGCCGAGGTCCTGCGCCTCTTCGAGGAGAAGGGCCCCTCCCTCAAGGAGGCCAACGTCGTCGCCGTCGGCCACCGCGTCGTCCAGGGCGGCAAGTACTTCAACGGCCCCGCCCTCATCGACGACGAGGTCGTCGCCAAGATCGAGGAGCTCGTGCCCCTCGGCCCGCTCCACAACCCGGCCCACCTCAAGGGCATCGAGGTCGCCCGCGACCTGCTCCCCGACGTCCCGCACGTCGCCGTCTTCGACACCGCCTTCTTCCAGGAGCTCCCGGAGGAGGCCGCCCGCTACGGCCTCAACCGCGAGGTCGCGGACAAGTACTCGATCCGCCGCTACGGCGCCCACGGAACGAGCCACCAGTTCGTCTCCAAGCAGGTCTCCGAGCTCCTCGGCCGCGACGACCTCAAGCAGATCGTCCTGCACCTGGGCAACGGGGCCTCCGTCTCCGCCGTCGTCAACGGCAAGGCCGTCGAGACCTCCATGGGCCTCACCCCGCTCGAGGGCCTCGTCATGGGCGGCCGCACCGGCGACATCGACCCGGCCGCGGTGTTCCACCTCGCCCGCGTGGGCGGCATGTCCATCGACGAGATCGACCACCTCTTCAACCGCGAGTCGGGCATGAAGGGCCTCACCGGCCAGTCCGACATGCGCGAGGTGTGGAAGCTCTACGACGCCGGCGACCAGGACACCATCGAGGCCGTCGACATCTACACCCACCGCCTCCTCAAGTACGTCGGCGCCTACACCGCCGTCATGGGCGGCCTCGACGCCCTCACCTTCACCGCGGGCATCGGAGAGAACGACGACCTCGTGCGTCAGCACCTCCTCGACCGCCTCGGCTACCTCGGCGTGCGTTACGACGCCGAGAAGAACGCCGGCCGCGTCTCCGCGCCGCGCGTCATCTCGACGCCCGACTCGACCGTGACCGTCACGGTCTACCCGACCAACGAGGAGCTGGAGATCGCCCGCCAGGCGCTCACCCTCATCTGA
- the pta gene encoding phosphate acetyltransferase produces the protein MARSIYIASPSAGSGKSTVALGLVASLTKVVAKVGVFRPFVESRGDDAFLSLLLARSGSSAEAASCVGVTWDEYYEAPEDSLSTIVDAYRAIAREHDVVVIDGSDHDGAAGTPELALNGQVAANIGAPVLLVVNGQEGADGVRASVEASIADLADHHARTVAVIANKCEPEDRETVAANLAGIEGVAVSTLPEVPLLGAATVREHMAALGGSFIAGDEALLDREAESLLVAAMDVSHVLERLKDGQLVIVPADRSAALISIAAANASAGFPNLAGLVLNGGFEPAPYALDLVKGLEQPLPVMTSPLGTFSAASTSASIEGGLARGSQRKLDIAVTTFEQETDLDSLLEAIEVEPSEVVTPIMFQAELVERARGNVRTIVLPEPDDDRILHAADAILRRGIAELVLLGDEATVRARAAELGLDIAGARVVATDDPELLEKYAAEFARLRAKKGVTLEQAREKVQDVSYFGTMMVHMGDADGMVSGAAHTTAHTIVPSFQIIKTKPGTSIVSSVFLMLLEDRVLVYGDCAVNPEPTAEELADIAISSAETAKQFGVEPRVAMLSFSTGTSGKGADVDKVREATELVKAKAPELAVEGPIQYDAAIDPTVAAKKAPGSAVAGKANVFIFPDLSAGNIGYKAVQRSSGAVAIGPVLQGLNKPVNDLSRGALVEDIINTVAITAVQAQA, from the coding sequence GTGGCGCGAAGCATCTACATCGCCTCCCCCAGTGCCGGATCCGGCAAGTCGACCGTGGCCCTCGGGCTGGTCGCCTCGCTGACCAAGGTCGTCGCGAAGGTGGGCGTCTTCCGCCCCTTCGTCGAGTCCCGTGGCGACGACGCCTTCCTGAGCCTCCTCCTCGCCCGCTCGGGCTCCTCGGCCGAGGCCGCCTCCTGCGTCGGCGTCACCTGGGACGAGTACTACGAGGCCCCCGAGGACTCCCTGTCCACCATCGTCGACGCCTACCGCGCGATCGCCCGCGAGCACGACGTCGTCGTCATCGACGGCTCCGACCACGACGGCGCCGCCGGCACGCCCGAGCTCGCCCTCAACGGACAGGTCGCCGCCAACATCGGCGCCCCGGTCCTCCTCGTCGTCAACGGCCAGGAGGGCGCCGACGGCGTCCGCGCCTCCGTCGAGGCCTCCATCGCCGACCTCGCCGACCACCACGCCCGCACCGTCGCCGTCATCGCCAACAAGTGCGAGCCCGAGGACCGCGAGACCGTCGCCGCCAACCTCGCCGGCATCGAGGGCGTCGCCGTCTCCACGCTGCCCGAGGTCCCGCTGCTCGGCGCCGCCACCGTCCGCGAGCACATGGCCGCCCTGGGCGGCTCCTTCATCGCCGGCGACGAGGCCCTCCTCGACCGCGAGGCCGAGTCCCTCCTCGTCGCGGCCATGGACGTCTCCCACGTCCTCGAGCGCCTCAAGGACGGTCAGCTCGTCATCGTCCCCGCCGACCGCTCCGCCGCCCTCATCTCCATCGCGGCCGCCAACGCCTCCGCCGGCTTCCCGAACCTCGCGGGCCTCGTCCTCAACGGCGGCTTCGAGCCGGCCCCCTACGCCCTCGACCTCGTCAAGGGTCTCGAGCAGCCTCTGCCGGTCATGACCTCCCCGCTGGGAACCTTCTCCGCGGCCTCCACGAGCGCCTCCATCGAGGGCGGCCTGGCCCGCGGCTCGCAGCGCAAGCTCGACATCGCCGTCACCACCTTCGAGCAGGAGACCGACCTGGACTCCCTCCTCGAGGCCATCGAGGTCGAGCCGAGCGAGGTCGTCACCCCGATCATGTTCCAGGCCGAGCTCGTCGAGCGCGCCCGCGGCAACGTCCGCACCATCGTCCTGCCCGAGCCCGACGACGACCGGATCCTCCACGCGGCCGACGCCATCCTGCGCCGCGGCATCGCCGAGCTCGTCCTCCTGGGCGACGAGGCCACGGTGCGCGCCCGCGCCGCCGAGCTGGGCCTCGACATCGCCGGCGCTCGCGTCGTCGCCACCGACGACCCCGAGCTCCTCGAGAAGTACGCCGCCGAGTTCGCCCGCCTGCGCGCGAAGAAGGGCGTCACCCTCGAGCAGGCCCGCGAGAAGGTCCAGGACGTGTCCTACTTCGGCACGATGATGGTCCACATGGGCGACGCCGACGGCATGGTCTCGGGCGCGGCCCACACGACCGCCCACACGATCGTCCCGTCCTTCCAGATCATCAAGACGAAGCCGGGCACCTCCATCGTGTCCTCGGTCTTCCTCATGCTGCTGGAGGACCGCGTCCTCGTCTACGGCGACTGCGCCGTCAACCCCGAGCCGACCGCCGAGGAGCTCGCCGACATCGCCATCTCCTCCGCGGAGACCGCCAAGCAGTTCGGCGTCGAGCCCCGCGTCGCGATGCTGTCCTTCTCCACCGGTACCTCCGGCAAGGGCGCGGACGTCGACAAGGTCCGCGAGGCCACCGAGCTCGTCAAGGCCAAGGCCCCCGAGCTCGCCGTCGAGGGCCCGATCCAGTACGACGCCGCGATCGACCCGACCGTCGCCGCGAAGAAGGCCCCGGGCTCCGCCGTCGCCGGCAAGGCCAACGTCTTCATCTTCCCGGACCTGTCCGCCGGCAACATCGGCTACAAGGCAGTGCAGCGCTCCTCCGGCGCGGTCGCCATCGGCCCGGTCCTCCAGGGACTCAACAAGCCCGTCAACGACCTGTCCCGCGGGGCCCTGGTCGAGGACATCATCAACACCGTCGCCATCACCGCGGTCCAGGCGCAGGCCTGA
- a CDS encoding LacI family DNA-binding transcriptional regulator, with product MPAVRRLPPPPREGRPVRMVDVARRAGVSRALVSLVLSGKPGASPANRAKVLAAAAELGYSPDSNAARLRSGGGRLVGVVFDGHDAFTARVLDAAHEAVAARGEDLVLTMASTSVPLSRALGTLRAQRVRGALVISSAPVDESAAALLAAGPAVFVGAYPPVSLDGAVGSVHTDDDAGVREVVRHLVDLGHSSLLVTRVAGRRSGDVRADAALEEARALGVETHEVPAAAYDESAGVLVGREMLRLSDAGGSRPRPTALVAANDALALGSIQALRAGGVRVPEDVSVTGFDDAGSGPSPAVAALGLTTVRQDAEALVASALDLLDAPGPAGARSERVLRPELVVRSTTAAPSS from the coding sequence GTGCCCGCCGTCCGACGCCTCCCACCGCCCCCGCGCGAGGGCCGTCCCGTGCGGATGGTCGACGTCGCCCGCCGCGCCGGCGTCTCGCGGGCACTCGTCTCACTCGTCCTGTCCGGCAAGCCCGGCGCCTCCCCGGCGAACCGCGCGAAGGTGCTCGCCGCAGCGGCCGAGCTCGGCTACTCCCCCGACTCCAACGCGGCGCGTCTGCGCTCGGGCGGGGGAAGGCTCGTCGGGGTCGTCTTCGACGGTCACGACGCCTTCACCGCCCGCGTCCTCGACGCCGCCCACGAGGCCGTCGCGGCCCGGGGCGAGGACCTCGTCCTCACGATGGCCTCGACCTCCGTGCCGCTGTCGCGGGCGCTCGGGACGCTGCGGGCCCAGCGGGTGCGCGGCGCCCTCGTCATCTCCTCGGCGCCGGTGGACGAGTCCGCGGCGGCGCTGCTCGCGGCCGGCCCGGCCGTCTTCGTGGGCGCCTACCCGCCCGTGAGCCTCGACGGCGCCGTCGGCTCGGTCCACACCGACGACGACGCCGGTGTGCGCGAGGTGGTCCGTCACCTCGTCGACCTGGGGCACAGCAGCCTCCTCGTCACCCGGGTGGCCGGGCGCCGCAGCGGGGACGTGCGCGCGGACGCCGCCCTGGAGGAGGCGCGGGCTCTCGGCGTCGAGACCCACGAGGTCCCGGCCGCCGCCTACGACGAGTCCGCCGGGGTACTGGTCGGCCGGGAGATGCTGCGCCTGTCCGACGCGGGCGGGTCCCGCCCGAGGCCGACGGCGCTCGTCGCCGCCAACGACGCCCTCGCGCTCGGATCGATCCAGGCGCTGCGCGCCGGGGGCGTGCGCGTCCCCGAGGACGTCTCGGTGACGGGCTTCGACGACGCCGGTTCGGGCCCCTCCCCCGCGGTCGCAGCGCTCGGTCTCACCACGGTCCGCCAGGACGCGGAGGCGCTCGTCGCGTCGGCCCTCGACTTGCTCGACGCCCCCGGCCCGGCGGGGGCCCGTTCGGAGCGGGTCCTGCGCCCCGAGCTCGTCGTCCGCTCGACGACGGCGGCGCCGTCGTCCTGA
- the guaA gene encoding glutamine-hydrolyzing GMP synthase produces the protein MGPVLVVDFGAQYAQLIARRVREASVYSEIVPSTMSAAGMLAKQPAAIILSGGPSSVYADGAPSLDPAVFDAGVPVLGICYGFQTMAQALGGKVGRTGTREYGHTDATVQDGSCLFAGTPLEQTVWMSHGDAVQAAPTGFTVTASTAETPVAAFEDRSRRLFGLQWHPEVMHSEFGQKALENFLHDGAGIPATWTSGNIIEEQVAAIREQVGDAHVICGLSGGVDSSVAAALVHRAVGDQLTCIFVDHGLLRAGEREQVEKDYAEGMGIRVITVDESERFLTALAGVTEPEAKRKIIGREFIRSFEAAQRRVIEMVGAEGGEIKFLVQGTLYPDVVESGGGEGAANIKSHHNVGGLPEDLDFALIEPLRTLFKDEVRAIGRELGVPEKIVARQPFPGPGLGIRVIGEVTRENLEILRAADLIAREELTAAGLDEEIWQCPVVLLADVRSVGVQGDGRTYGHPIVLRPVSSEDAMTADWTRLPYDVLARISTRITNSVPEVNRVVLDCTSKPPGTIEWE, from the coding sequence GTGGGTCCCGTCCTCGTCGTCGACTTCGGCGCCCAGTACGCCCAGCTCATCGCCCGCCGGGTGCGCGAGGCCTCCGTCTACTCGGAGATCGTGCCCTCCACGATGTCGGCCGCGGGCATGCTCGCCAAGCAGCCCGCCGCCATCATCCTCTCCGGCGGCCCCTCCTCCGTCTACGCCGACGGCGCCCCGAGCCTCGACCCCGCCGTCTTCGACGCTGGCGTCCCCGTCCTCGGCATCTGCTACGGCTTCCAGACCATGGCCCAGGCCCTCGGCGGGAAGGTCGGCCGCACCGGCACTCGCGAGTACGGCCACACCGACGCCACCGTTCAGGACGGCTCCTGCCTCTTCGCCGGCACCCCGCTCGAGCAGACCGTGTGGATGAGCCACGGCGACGCCGTCCAGGCCGCCCCGACCGGCTTCACGGTCACCGCGTCCACCGCGGAGACCCCCGTCGCCGCCTTCGAGGACCGATCGCGCCGCCTCTTCGGCCTCCAGTGGCACCCCGAGGTCATGCACTCCGAGTTCGGGCAGAAGGCGCTGGAGAACTTCCTCCACGACGGCGCCGGCATCCCGGCCACCTGGACCTCCGGCAACATCATCGAGGAGCAGGTCGCCGCGATCCGCGAGCAGGTCGGCGACGCCCACGTCATCTGCGGCCTGTCCGGCGGCGTCGACTCCTCCGTCGCTGCGGCCCTCGTCCACCGCGCCGTCGGCGACCAGCTCACCTGCATCTTCGTCGACCACGGCCTCCTGCGCGCCGGCGAGCGCGAGCAGGTCGAGAAGGACTACGCCGAGGGGATGGGCATCCGCGTCATCACCGTCGACGAGTCCGAGCGCTTCCTCACCGCGCTCGCGGGCGTCACCGAGCCCGAGGCCAAGCGCAAGATCATCGGCCGCGAGTTCATCCGCTCCTTCGAGGCCGCCCAGCGCCGGGTCATCGAGATGGTCGGAGCCGAGGGCGGGGAGATCAAGTTCCTCGTCCAGGGCACCCTCTACCCCGACGTCGTCGAGTCCGGCGGCGGCGAGGGCGCGGCCAACATCAAGAGCCACCACAACGTCGGCGGCCTGCCCGAGGACCTCGACTTCGCCCTCATCGAGCCGCTGCGCACCCTGTTCAAGGACGAGGTCCGCGCCATCGGCCGCGAGCTCGGCGTCCCGGAGAAGATCGTCGCCCGCCAGCCCTTCCCGGGCCCGGGCCTCGGCATCCGCGTCATCGGCGAGGTCACCCGCGAGAACCTCGAGATCCTGCGCGCCGCGGACCTCATCGCCCGCGAGGAGCTCACCGCCGCCGGCCTCGACGAGGAGATCTGGCAGTGCCCGGTGGTGCTCCTGGCCGACGTGCGCAGCGTGGGCGTCCAGGGCGACGGACGCACCTACGGCCACCCGATCGTGCTGCGCCCCGTCTCCAGCGAGGACGCGATGACGGCCGACTGGACGCGCCTGCCCTACGACGTCCTGGCCCGCATCTCCACGCGGATCACGAACTCCGTCCCTGAGGTCAACCGCGTCGTGCTCGACTGCACGAGCAAGCCGCCGGGCACCATCGAGTGGGAGTGA
- a CDS encoding DUF2974 domain-containing protein, with product MDLERYKPTRHGGIIDYARTHLDTFTERPLGAVDSLILSWAGYLRLPEELAAARGPEGVRIAELHRAEYFEDYVRGVLQPEQGLALLTAMTASPRFRDVRLTRYTSRTDADVEMQFSAMTFLLPYGAAYVAFRGTDSSLVGWKEDFNTSFECPVPSQVEAADYLAAVAGDLDGGIITGGHSKGGNLAVYAAATVAPEVRERVVRAYSHDGPGFLPEVLATSAFVEVAPKVCKTVPQSSVIGMLLEQQEGYRVVRSRRPMLWQHDPFTWEVDGEDLVYLDHLAPDALTIDRTVSTWLAGRSTEERERFIDALYAVIGSTEALTVDELRADWVHGVRSAARAYSDLDPETRALIRETLHALRTSTGPLLPERLQRDLRRGSRTTEALEGAPGAHRD from the coding sequence ATGGACCTGGAGCGCTACAAGCCCACCCGCCACGGCGGGATCATCGACTACGCGCGCACGCACCTCGACACCTTCACCGAGCGGCCGCTGGGCGCCGTCGACAGCCTCATCCTGTCCTGGGCGGGCTACCTGCGCCTGCCGGAGGAGCTCGCCGCCGCGCGCGGCCCCGAGGGCGTGAGGATCGCCGAGCTCCACCGCGCCGAGTACTTCGAGGACTACGTGCGGGGTGTGCTCCAGCCCGAGCAGGGCCTCGCCCTCCTCACCGCCATGACCGCGAGCCCGCGCTTCCGCGACGTCCGGCTCACCCGGTACACGAGCCGTACCGACGCCGACGTCGAGATGCAGTTCTCCGCGATGACCTTCCTGCTGCCCTACGGCGCCGCCTACGTCGCCTTCCGGGGCACGGACTCCTCCCTGGTCGGCTGGAAGGAGGACTTCAACACCTCCTTCGAGTGCCCCGTCCCCTCCCAGGTGGAGGCCGCCGACTACCTCGCCGCCGTCGCGGGGGACCTCGACGGCGGGATCATCACCGGGGGCCACTCCAAGGGCGGCAACCTCGCCGTCTACGCCGCCGCCACCGTCGCCCCCGAGGTTCGCGAGCGCGTCGTGCGGGCCTACTCCCACGACGGTCCCGGCTTCCTGCCGGAGGTCCTCGCGACGAGCGCCTTCGTCGAGGTCGCCCCCAAGGTCTGCAAGACGGTCCCGCAGTCCTCCGTCATCGGCATGCTCCTCGAGCAGCAGGAGGGCTACCGCGTGGTGCGCTCGCGCCGCCCGATGCTGTGGCAGCACGACCCCTTCACCTGGGAGGTCGACGGCGAGGACCTTGTCTACCTCGACCACCTCGCCCCCGACGCCCTCACCATCGACCGGACGGTCTCCACGTGGCTCGCCGGTCGCAGCACCGAGGAGCGCGAGCGCTTCATCGACGCCCTCTACGCCGTCATCGGCTCCACCGAGGCGCTCACCGTCGACGAGCTGCGCGCCGACTGGGTCCACGGGGTGCGCAGCGCCGCCCGCGCCTACTCCGACCTCGACCCCGAGACGCGCGCCCTCATCCGCGAGACGCTCCACGCCCTGCGCACCTCGACGGGGCCGCTCCTCCCGGAGCGCCTCCAGCGGGACCTGCGTCGTGGCTCGCGCACCACCGAGGCCTTGGAGGGCGCTCCAGGCGCGCACCGGGACTGA
- a CDS encoding aldo/keto reductase, with translation MGHRPGGHPGRHRPPLELGVNFIDTANTYAHGTSEEFIGESLRNLGVEREDVVLASKVFFNEGHLSEEAINREIEGTLKRLGTDYLNLYIIHRFDYGTPIEETMEALDGLVKAGKVRALGASVMYGYQLHDMQVVADANGWTRFASMQNHYNLLYREDERELIPIAEQYGMSLTLYSPLASGHLTRPTWDSDSTRSTTDGTMRAKYDAGRELDMPVIERVAQVAERHGAPMADVALAWHWAKGVAAPIVGCSRPSRVDDAVRALDLELSAEDIELLEEAYKPHELVGPLARPGEKPLAGSVAQRK, from the coding sequence GTGGGTCATCGACCAGGAGGGCACCCAGGCCGTCATCGCCCGCCCCTCGAGCTCGGCGTCAACTTCATCGACACCGCCAACACCTACGCCCACGGCACCTCCGAGGAGTTCATCGGCGAGTCCCTGCGGAACCTCGGGGTCGAGCGCGAGGACGTCGTCCTCGCCTCCAAGGTCTTCTTCAACGAGGGGCACCTGTCCGAGGAGGCCATCAACCGGGAGATCGAGGGCACGCTGAAGCGCCTCGGCACCGACTACCTCAACCTCTACATCATCCACCGCTTCGACTACGGCACCCCGATCGAGGAGACGATGGAGGCCCTCGACGGCCTCGTCAAGGCGGGGAAGGTCCGCGCGCTCGGCGCCTCCGTCATGTACGGCTACCAGCTCCACGACATGCAGGTCGTCGCCGACGCCAACGGCTGGACCCGCTTCGCCAGCATGCAGAACCACTACAACCTGCTCTACCGCGAGGACGAGCGCGAGCTCATCCCCATCGCCGAGCAGTACGGCATGAGCCTCACCCTGTACAGCCCGCTCGCCTCCGGCCACCTCACCCGCCCCACCTGGGACTCGGACTCCACGCGCTCGACCACGGACGGCACGATGCGCGCCAAGTACGACGCCGGCCGAGAGCTCGACATGCCCGTCATCGAGCGCGTCGCGCAGGTCGCCGAGCGCCACGGCGCCCCCATGGCCGACGTCGCCCTCGCCTGGCACTGGGCCAAGGGCGTGGCCGCCCCGATCGTCGGCTGCTCCCGCCCGAGCCGCGTCGACGACGCCGTGCGCGCCCTCGACCTCGAGCTGAGCGCCGAGGACATCGAGCTCCTCGAGGAGGCCTACAAGCCGCACGAGCTCGTCGGCCCGCTCGCCCGCCCCGGTGAGAAGCCGCTCGCCGGCTCCGTCGCCCAACGCAAGTGA
- a CDS encoding DUF554 family protein, producing MRLRGHPGRPLPGLLHGDGDAHQAAHDAGGTGNLSLVGSILIFCVGLNLLRPGTVRVANLLPAILIAPALAFTPWGL from the coding sequence CTGCGCCTTCGCGGCCATCCCGGTCGGCCTCTTCCAGGGCTTCTTCACGGCGACGGCGACGCTCATCAAGCCGCTCATGACGCCGGCGGCACAGGGAACCTCTCGCTGGTCGGCTCGATCCTCATCTTCTGCGTCGGCCTCAACCTGCTGCGGCCGGGAACGGTGCGCGTCGCGAACCTGCTCCCGGCGATCCTCATCGCCCCCGCCCTCGCCTTCACGCCCTGGGGGCTGTGA
- a CDS encoding YbaK/EbsC family protein, producing MDHRGRRGPRPAPPGRRRQEPPRPRRQEARLPPPHRPGRQARRPRAFRKAHGLCRLSLASPADLERLLGLYPGAVTPLGLLNDAAHRVRLYLDEHLVKGPEDGLLGVHPNDNTATVYLRAADLVDLLRADGAAVEVVPF from the coding sequence GTGGACCATCGAGGACGTCGAGGCCCTCGACCCGCCCCACCCGGGCGCCGACGCCAAGAACCTCCTCGTCCGAGACGACAAGAAGCGCGGCTACCACCTCCTCACCGTCCAGGGCGACAAGCGCGTCGACCTCGGGCCTTCCGCAAGGCACACGGCCTGTGCCGCCTCTCCCTGGCCTCGCCCGCGGACCTCGAGCGACTCCTCGGCCTCTACCCGGGCGCCGTCACCCCGCTCGGCCTCCTCAACGACGCCGCGCACCGCGTTCGTCTCTACCTCGACGAGCACCTCGTGAAGGGCCCCGAGGACGGCCTCCTCGGCGTCCACCCCAACGACAACACCGCCACCGTCTACCTGCGCGCCGCCGACCTCGTCGACCTCCTGCGCGCCGACGGCGCCGCGGTCGAGGTCGTCCCGTTCTGA
- a CDS encoding GNAT family N-acetyltransferase, whose product MSTSRPAAPTPERRIRHATEADVDALAALESACFPPAEAASRDSIAARVAAFPDCFWILEEDGQLLALVGGMPASARDLTGEMFEDVGLADPDGDWLMLLGVLTDPAHQHEGLASATLRRALADWRSRGRAGAVLTCKEHLLGWYASFGFVSEGVSASDHGGAIWYQMRLTF is encoded by the coding sequence ATGAGTACGAGCCGCCCCGCCGCCCCGACGCCCGAGCGCAGGATCCGCCACGCGACCGAGGCGGACGTCGACGCGCTCGCGGCCCTCGAGTCCGCCTGCTTCCCGCCCGCCGAGGCCGCCTCCCGCGACTCGATCGCCGCGCGCGTCGCCGCCTTCCCCGACTGCTTCTGGATCCTCGAGGAGGACGGGCAGCTGCTCGCCCTCGTGGGCGGCATGCCCGCCTCCGCCCGTGACCTGACGGGCGAGATGTTCGAGGACGTCGGGCTGGCAGACCCTGACGGCGACTGGCTCATGCTCCTCGGCGTCCTCACCGACCCCGCCCACCAGCACGAGGGGCTGGCGAGCGCCACCCTGCGACGCGCCCTGGCCGACTGGCGCTCCCGCGGCCGCGCCGGCGCCGTGCTCACGTGCAAGGAGCACCTCCTGGGCTGGTACGCCTCCTTCGGCTTCGTCTCCGAGGGCGTCTCCGCCTCCGACCACGGCGGCGCCATCTGGTACCAGATGCGCCTCACCTTCTGA
- a CDS encoding NAD-dependent epimerase/dehydratase family protein, with protein sequence MSAVHVVTGAAGHLGTAVVRALLDDGRTVRALALPGQELLAASLIDDAARARLSRRDADVTDRASLDAALADLVGEDLVVIHTAGLISIGHLPVARLRQVNVRGAAAVLAAGARRLVHVSSVHAVPEPSDPTEVIREVDDPDAYDPRAVRGGYDVVDVRDVADAVVAAADGGEAGRTYLLSGRWAEVREIFAEVRALRGGRAPLVLPTGLARGVLPAVRALSGLTGSRPLFTGYALDTLSAPALFSQERAAAELGFSPRPLADSVHDTVDGLERR encoded by the coding sequence GTGAGCGCCGTTCACGTCGTCACCGGCGCCGCCGGGCACCTCGGCACCGCCGTCGTCCGAGCCCTCCTCGACGACGGCCGGACGGTTCGCGCCCTCGCCCTGCCCGGCCAGGAGCTCCTCGCCGCCTCCCTCATCGACGACGCCGCACGCGCCCGCCTCAGCCGCCGCGACGCCGACGTCACCGACCGCGCCTCCCTCGACGCCGCGCTCGCGGACCTCGTCGGCGAGGACCTCGTCGTCATCCACACCGCCGGGCTCATCTCCATCGGGCACCTGCCCGTCGCCCGCCTCCGGCAGGTCAACGTCCGCGGCGCGGCCGCCGTCCTCGCTGCCGGTGCCCGGCGCCTCGTCCACGTCTCCTCGGTCCACGCCGTCCCCGAGCCCTCCGACCCCACCGAGGTCATCCGCGAGGTCGACGACCCCGACGCCTACGACCCTCGCGCGGTCCGCGGCGGCTACGACGTCGTCGACGTGCGCGACGTCGCCGACGCCGTCGTGGCCGCCGCCGACGGGGGAGAGGCCGGCCGCACCTACCTCCTGTCAGGGCGCTGGGCGGAGGTCCGCGAGATCTTCGCCGAGGTGCGCGCCCTGCGCGGCGGGCGGGCGCCGCTCGTTCTGCCGACCGGGCTCGCGCGGGGCGTCCTGCCCGCGGTTCGCGCCCTGTCCGGCCTCACGGGGAGCCGCCCGCTCTTCACGGGCTACGCCCTCGACACCCTCAGCGCCCCCGCGCTCTTCTCCCAGGAGCGCGCCGCCGCCGAGCTCGGCTTCAGCCCGCGGCCCCTCGCCGACTCCGTCCACGACACCGTCGACGGGCTCGAGCGGCGCTGA